A section of the Rossellomorea marisflavi genome encodes:
- a CDS encoding sensor histidine kinase, with protein sequence MSLKKIDTKILDGILEKMIDTVDESKGEIFQIGEQCRNDYQDLMQELLDVKNKVLKVIDEGDELHKRSRLARLRLSEVSKHFQTYSEDQVRDAYEKAHDFQMKLLMNRQQEKQLRDRRDELERRMRSLGETIDKAENLCSQISVVLNYLNSDLREVNEALEDAKQRQDFGLQIIEAQEDERKRVSREIHDGPAQMMANVLIRSDLIERVFREKTTDDAIKEIRDLKRMVRSALYEVRRIIYDLRPMALDDLGLVPTLKKYLSTIEEYNDKTSIQFINMGLDIRLPPKFEVALFRMVQESVQNSLKHAEATHIQVKVEVKKDNITVVIKDNGKGFDLHTQKTGSFGIMGMKERVDLLEGDITIDSKVGGGTVILIRVPLNM encoded by the coding sequence GTGTCACTGAAAAAAATCGACACCAAGATCCTGGATGGAATCCTTGAGAAGATGATCGACACGGTCGATGAGAGCAAGGGTGAAATCTTTCAGATCGGTGAGCAATGCCGGAATGATTACCAAGACTTAATGCAAGAACTATTAGATGTTAAGAATAAGGTCCTGAAGGTCATTGACGAGGGGGATGAGCTCCACAAGAGGTCAAGGCTCGCACGCCTCAGGCTTTCTGAAGTGAGCAAGCATTTTCAGACCTACTCCGAAGACCAGGTCAGGGACGCCTATGAAAAAGCCCACGATTTCCAAATGAAACTTCTTATGAACCGACAGCAGGAAAAGCAGCTGCGCGACCGCCGCGATGAACTCGAACGACGCATGAGGTCATTGGGGGAGACAATCGATAAGGCAGAGAATCTCTGCTCGCAGATTTCCGTGGTTCTCAATTATTTGAACAGTGATTTACGTGAAGTGAATGAAGCCCTTGAAGACGCGAAGCAGCGTCAGGATTTCGGCCTCCAGATCATTGAAGCCCAGGAAGATGAGCGTAAGCGTGTCTCCAGGGAAATCCATGATGGACCGGCCCAGATGATGGCAAACGTCCTCATCCGTTCCGATCTCATCGAACGGGTCTTCCGTGAGAAGACGACCGATGATGCGATCAAAGAAATCCGCGATCTGAAACGCATGGTCCGCTCGGCACTCTATGAGGTCCGTCGAATCATTTACGACCTGCGTCCCATGGCACTTGATGATCTGGGACTCGTGCCGACGCTCAAGAAATACTTGAGTACCATTGAAGAATACAACGATAAGACGAGCATCCAGTTCATCAATATGGGTCTCGATATCCGGCTCCCGCCGAAGTTCGAAGTCGCCCTCTTCAGAATGGTGCAGGAAAGCGTCCAGAACTCGCTCAAGCATGCCGAGGCCACTCACATTCAAGTAAAAGTGGAAGTAAAGAAAGACAATATAACCGTCGTCATCAAAGACAACGGCAAGGGATTCGATCTACATACACAAAAAACGGGATCCTTTGGCATCATGGGGATGAAAGAGCGTGTCGACCTTCTGGAAGGAGACATCACGATCGACTCAAAAGTAGGAGGCGGGACAGTCATACTGATCCGCGTACCTCTGAATATGTAA
- the treC gene encoding alpha,alpha-phosphotrehalase, which produces MTQQTQPWWKKAAVYQIYPKSFNDTTGNGVGDIQGITQKLDYLNKLGVDVIWLTPIYESPQRDNGYDISDYFSIHAEYGTMEDFENLLSEAHARGIKVILDIVINHTSTENQWFIESRQSKDSEFRDFYIWRDDKPDGSEPTNWQSKFGGNAWQYDEATGQYYLHLFDVTQADLNWENDAVRRKLYDMMLFWLDKGVDGFRLDVINLISKDQRFPDDDGSTAPGDGRKFYTDGPKVHDYMQEMNREVFSKHDIMTVGEMSSTTIDNCIKYSRPDRNELSMTFNFHHLKVDYPGGEKWTVADFDFQQLKDILSTWQKEMHDGGGWNALFWCNHDQPRIVSRYGNDGEFHKESAKMLATTIHMMQGTPYIYQGEEFGMTNPKFTSIDEYRDVESINMFNIMKEQGKSEDEILEILRHKSRDNSRTPVQWDGSENAGFTSGQPWIPVAKNFRDINAEVAMDDPTSVFYHYQKLISLRKEYDVITDGDYELILENDPRLFAYVRNGVDEKLLVVNNFYSTDADFTLPEEVKVNGWSSEILISNYEDSANVYTHMNLRPYESVVFRLTK; this is translated from the coding sequence ATGACCCAACAAACACAACCATGGTGGAAAAAAGCGGCCGTCTACCAGATCTACCCCAAAAGCTTCAACGACACAACAGGAAACGGAGTCGGAGACATCCAAGGCATCACCCAAAAACTCGACTACCTCAACAAACTAGGCGTCGACGTCATCTGGCTCACCCCCATCTACGAAAGCCCACAGCGCGACAACGGCTACGACATCAGCGACTACTTCTCCATCCATGCCGAATACGGCACCATGGAAGACTTCGAGAACCTCCTGAGTGAAGCACACGCCCGCGGCATCAAAGTCATCCTCGACATCGTCATCAACCACACATCCACAGAGAACCAGTGGTTCATCGAGTCCCGCCAGTCAAAAGACAGCGAATTCCGTGACTTCTACATCTGGCGCGATGATAAACCCGACGGATCCGAGCCGACAAACTGGCAGTCCAAGTTCGGCGGAAACGCCTGGCAGTATGACGAAGCGACAGGCCAATACTACCTTCATCTCTTCGACGTCACCCAAGCCGACCTCAACTGGGAAAATGATGCTGTCCGCCGTAAGCTGTACGACATGATGCTCTTCTGGCTCGACAAGGGCGTCGACGGCTTCCGTCTTGACGTCATCAACCTGATTTCAAAAGACCAGCGCTTCCCTGATGACGACGGCTCCACGGCTCCCGGGGACGGACGCAAGTTTTACACGGACGGTCCCAAGGTCCATGATTACATGCAGGAGATGAACCGTGAAGTCTTCTCGAAGCACGACATCATGACCGTAGGCGAGATGTCGTCTACGACGATCGATAACTGCATCAAATACTCGCGTCCCGACCGGAACGAACTCAGCATGACCTTCAATTTCCACCACTTGAAGGTGGATTACCCTGGCGGCGAGAAGTGGACGGTCGCAGACTTCGACTTCCAACAGCTCAAGGACATCCTCTCCACCTGGCAGAAAGAAATGCACGACGGCGGTGGATGGAACGCCCTCTTCTGGTGTAACCACGACCAGCCACGTATCGTGAGCCGCTACGGAAATGACGGGGAGTTCCATAAGGAATCGGCGAAAATGCTGGCCACCACGATCCACATGATGCAGGGGACGCCTTATATTTACCAAGGAGAAGAATTCGGGATGACGAATCCGAAATTCACGAGCATCGATGAGTATCGGGATGTGGAATCAATCAATATGTTCAACATCATGAAGGAACAAGGGAAATCGGAAGACGAAATCCTTGAGATCCTCCGTCACAAGTCCCGTGACAACTCCCGCACGCCTGTTCAGTGGGATGGAAGTGAAAACGCAGGATTCACCTCAGGACAACCTTGGATCCCCGTGGCGAAGAATTTCAGGGACATCAATGCCGAAGTCGCCATGGATGATCCGACATCTGTGTTCTATCACTATCAAAAGCTGATCAGTCTCAGAAAAGAATACGATGTGATCACGGATGGTGATTATGAGCTCATCCTCGAGAACGATCCGCGCTTGTTCGCCTATGTCCGCAATGGCGTGGATGAGAAGCTCCTCGTGGTGAATAATTTCTACAGTACAGATGCCGATTTCACCCTGCCTGAAGAGGTAAAGGTGAATGGATGGAGCAGTGAGATCTTGATCTCGAACTATGAAGATTCCGCCAATGTCTATACGCATATGAACCTTCGACCTTATGAATCCGTTGTGTTCCGCTTGACGAAATAA
- a CDS encoding glycosyltransferase family 4 protein, whose amino-acid sequence MLILTLLICFALTIAITPLVKRFAFAVGATDKPEDRKVHSKIMPRLGGLAIYIGFITGYLILRPEDQYALPIIIGSGVILLTGMADDIFQLSAKWKFVGQIAAALIVVLGGVKINFINVPFFDTELKFGLLSIPITILWIVGITNAINFIDGLDGLAAGVCTIGLATIGFMAMLKGDIFVMTLAMIVLVSSLGFLYYNFHPAKIFMGDTGSLFLGYIISVLALLGFKNVTMVSLVIPFIILGVPISDTFFAILRRYKNKSPLSAPDKSHLHHCLLRAGFSHKQTVIIIYAMAAMFSLAAIIFSMSTVWGGLILLTILLFAIEWFIESIGLVNSNYQPLIKFVKARTSRK is encoded by the coding sequence ATGTTAATTCTGACATTACTCATATGCTTTGCCCTCACCATCGCGATCACACCCCTTGTAAAGCGGTTTGCATTCGCAGTGGGCGCGACCGACAAACCGGAGGATCGCAAGGTGCACAGCAAAATCATGCCCCGCCTTGGCGGACTGGCCATTTATATCGGATTCATCACGGGATATCTCATCCTCCGTCCAGAAGATCAATATGCCCTGCCGATCATCATCGGAAGCGGCGTGATCCTCCTTACGGGGATGGCAGATGACATCTTCCAGCTATCGGCAAAATGGAAGTTCGTCGGACAAATTGCTGCGGCACTCATCGTCGTCCTAGGCGGTGTGAAAATCAACTTCATCAACGTGCCGTTCTTCGACACAGAGTTGAAGTTCGGATTGCTCAGCATCCCGATCACCATCCTTTGGATCGTCGGGATCACAAACGCCATCAACTTCATTGATGGGCTCGACGGACTGGCAGCAGGTGTCTGCACCATCGGACTTGCCACCATCGGCTTCATGGCCATGCTTAAAGGCGATATCTTCGTCATGACGCTCGCCATGATCGTACTCGTAAGCTCCCTTGGCTTCCTGTACTACAATTTTCATCCGGCCAAGATCTTCATGGGGGACACGGGATCCCTCTTCCTCGGATATATCATATCCGTACTGGCCCTCCTCGGATTCAAGAACGTCACAATGGTCTCACTCGTCATCCCGTTCATCATCCTTGGAGTACCGATCTCAGATACCTTCTTCGCCATACTCAGAAGGTACAAGAACAAAAGCCCATTGTCCGCACCGGACAAATCCCACCTGCATCACTGCTTGCTGAGGGCGGGCTTCAGTCACAAACAAACGGTCATCATCATCTACGCCATGGCCGCCATGTTCAGCCTGGCCGCCATCATCTTCTCCATGTCCACCGTCTGGGGAGGCCTGATCCTCCTCACGATCCTGCTCTTCGCCATCGAATGGTTCATCGAGAGCATCGGTTTGGTCAACTCCAACTACCAACCGCTCATCAAGTTCGTCAAGGCACGGACGAGTAGGAAATAA
- a CDS encoding LCP family protein, translating to MSHNGIYRDDQIMKKKKRRRRIFFFLIIPLLIVTFSAAAFGAVVLKKAENAFNKSYDNIDGREKSNLRETAVNPDVDNVSILFIGVDGSDVRGNTKDRSDALMLATLNEKDKSVKLVSIPRDSYVYLEDAGYKTKINHAHAYGGPKASIEAVEQLMNIPVDYYVKMNFNAFIDVVDALEGIDVDVPYELKEQNSKDKAEAIHLMPGQQTLDGEQALALARTRHYDNDIERGKRQQMILQGIVKKAASGNAITKYDDILEAIGNNMATNMTFDEMKAFSSYGLTKKLSIENITLEGEDTYIDGVYYWLLDDTSVANTSLELRNHLGLSQSQTADNINTEENGEETDPYGTEDDATTTEEESDPYSESTDESGTYDDTSDDTGTYDETGEDTGPALEEIPHAETESDPYAEQ from the coding sequence ATGTCGCATAACGGAATATATCGAGATGATCAGATCATGAAAAAGAAGAAACGCCGCAGAAGAATCTTCTTCTTCCTCATCATCCCCCTTCTCATCGTCACCTTTTCAGCCGCCGCATTCGGTGCAGTCGTTCTTAAAAAAGCAGAAAACGCATTCAATAAATCGTACGATAACATCGACGGCCGCGAAAAATCCAACCTCCGCGAAACCGCAGTAAACCCCGACGTTGATAATGTATCCATTTTGTTCATCGGTGTTGATGGCAGTGACGTACGTGGAAACACGAAAGATCGCTCAGATGCCTTGATGCTTGCCACCTTGAACGAAAAAGATAAATCGGTGAAGCTGGTCAGCATCCCACGTGACTCATATGTCTATTTGGAAGACGCAGGCTATAAAACGAAAATCAACCACGCTCACGCCTACGGAGGACCGAAAGCCTCCATCGAAGCAGTGGAACAGCTGATGAACATCCCGGTTGACTACTACGTGAAAATGAACTTCAACGCCTTCATCGATGTGGTCGATGCCCTTGAAGGAATTGATGTCGACGTACCATATGAATTAAAAGAGCAGAACTCCAAAGATAAAGCAGAAGCCATCCACCTGATGCCGGGCCAGCAGACCCTGGACGGGGAACAAGCCCTTGCACTGGCAAGGACCCGACACTACGATAATGACATCGAACGCGGTAAACGACAGCAGATGATCCTCCAGGGAATCGTGAAGAAAGCTGCTTCGGGCAACGCCATCACGAAGTATGACGACATCCTTGAAGCGATCGGAAACAACATGGCCACCAACATGACGTTCGACGAAATGAAAGCTTTCTCAAGCTACGGATTGACCAAGAAGCTATCCATCGAGAACATCACCCTTGAAGGGGAAGACACTTACATCGACGGCGTCTACTATTGGCTACTCGATGATACAAGCGTCGCCAACACCAGCCTGGAGCTGAGAAACCATCTGGGACTGTCCCAATCGCAGACAGCGGATAACATTAACACCGAAGAAAACGGTGAAGAAACCGACCCTTATGGCACTGAAGATGATGCTACGACTACTGAAGAAGAAAGCGACCCTTACAGCGAGTCTACCGATGAATCCGGAACGTACGATGATACTTCGGACGACACCGGAACCTATGATGAAACCGGAGAAGATACGGGCCCTGCACTGGAAGAGATTCCTCATGCAGAGACCGAATCGGATCCTTATGCAGAACAGTGA
- a CDS encoding YwqH-like family protein: MVTQIGEKRKQLERLRTSKTNMNQLQGEFNQYTQKVKQPELSATTWQGTRANEFEEVREQFNEAYRDISQSQMDSAITSIESKISSLEAEIAALEVSMEKEVKRLEEENKKDPIM; encoded by the coding sequence ATGGTCACACAGATCGGGGAAAAGCGTAAGCAGCTTGAACGTCTGAGGACCTCCAAAACCAACATGAATCAACTCCAAGGTGAATTCAATCAGTATACTCAAAAAGTAAAGCAGCCCGAGCTTAGCGCAACAACCTGGCAGGGAACCCGTGCCAATGAGTTTGAAGAAGTCCGGGAGCAGTTCAATGAAGCCTATCGGGATATCTCCCAAAGTCAGATGGACTCTGCCATCACATCCATCGAATCGAAGATTTCCTCTCTTGAAGCCGAGATCGCGGCCCTCGAGGTGAGTATGGAAAAAGAGGTCAAGCGCCTCGAAGAAGAGAATAAGAAGGATCCGATAATGTAA
- a CDS encoding response regulator, translating into MATTNIVIIDDHQLFREGVKRILEFEPSFNVVAEGDDGADASGLVAEHEPDVVLMDINMPEINGVEATRELMDKYPETKVIILSIHDDENYVNHALKTGALGYLLKEMDSDALVDAVKIVADGGSYIHPKVTHNLVAEYRRLANASNSGGFQQSEVRRPLHLLTRRECEVLQMLADGKSNRGIGEALYISEKTVKNHVSNILQKMNVNDRTQAVVTAIKNGWVEVR; encoded by the coding sequence ATGGCAACAACTAATATCGTTATCATCGATGATCATCAGCTATTTCGTGAAGGGGTAAAACGGATTTTGGAATTCGAACCTTCATTCAACGTAGTAGCAGAAGGGGATGACGGAGCAGATGCCTCAGGCCTTGTGGCAGAGCACGAGCCGGATGTCGTCCTCATGGACATCAATATGCCTGAAATCAACGGCGTCGAGGCAACGCGTGAGCTCATGGATAAATATCCGGAGACAAAAGTCATCATCCTCTCCATCCACGATGATGAAAACTACGTAAACCATGCTTTGAAAACAGGTGCCCTAGGCTACCTGCTTAAGGAAATGGATTCCGATGCCCTTGTGGACGCAGTCAAAATCGTAGCTGATGGTGGATCATACATCCATCCGAAAGTGACGCACAACCTGGTGGCTGAATACCGCCGCCTTGCCAATGCATCCAACTCAGGCGGATTCCAGCAATCCGAAGTTCGCCGCCCGCTTCACCTCCTCACGCGCCGTGAGTGTGAAGTCCTGCAGATGCTTGCAGATGGGAAGAGCAACCGTGGGATCGGTGAAGCTCTCTACATCAGTGAGAAAACCGTCAAGAACCACGTCAGTAACATCCTTCAGAAGATGAATGTGAACGACCGAACGCAAGCAGTCGTCACCGCCATCAAAAATGGTTGGGTGGAAGTACGATAA
- a CDS encoding histidine phosphatase family protein, which yields MNKTIYLVRHCKAEGQAPDARLTTEGKDQADRVTVFFKEISVDAILTSPYLRAVDTVRGLAEDHGIPLEEETRLSERVLAGQDQPEWLSMLERTFTDLELSYPGGESSRQAMERGMEVIDDVLQRQHPVTVIATHGNLMALLLKRFDDTFGFTQWKTLSNPDIYRLDFSVEAPVIKRVWK from the coding sequence ATGAACAAAACCATTTATCTTGTCAGGCACTGCAAGGCAGAAGGGCAGGCGCCTGATGCCCGGTTGACCACAGAAGGGAAAGATCAGGCAGATCGTGTCACAGTCTTTTTCAAAGAGATCAGCGTGGACGCCATCTTGACGAGTCCATATCTGAGAGCGGTCGATACGGTCAGGGGACTGGCAGAGGACCATGGGATCCCTCTTGAAGAAGAGACACGCCTTTCGGAAAGGGTACTGGCAGGGCAGGATCAGCCTGAATGGCTGTCCATGCTGGAGCGGACCTTCACGGATCTGGAGCTTTCCTATCCAGGCGGAGAGTCTAGTCGGCAGGCGATGGAGAGGGGGATGGAGGTGATCGATGACGTGCTGCAGCGCCAACACCCCGTCACCGTCATTGCTACCCATGGGAACCTCATGGCTCTATTACTGAAACGATTCGATGACACATTTGGTTTCACACAGTGGAAGACACTATCAAACCCGGATATCTATCGATTAGATTTCTCGGTGGAGGCCCCTGTGATTAAAAGGGTGTGGAAATGA
- a CDS encoding glycosyltransferase family 4 protein encodes MKILHLNAGNESGGGMFHILSLLNELNREEFFLGVFEKGEMYKRGVEQNIQLVNFDQKSRFDFTVVRKIGTFIGKHGIDMIHTHGARANCYAPFIRKRTGVKWVVTVHSDPRDDFMGQGITGKVFSRTNLNALKQADHFLAISERFKTILMDLGIPAEKITVILNGIDFDKPLSKPFEREELGVKEGDFVMLMVARLEAVKNHKLAFTALRNLIQHHHQTGIKLLIAGDGSEREGLESFVKANGLSSCVGFLGHRNDVERLYPLSDLVLLTSYSESFPLVLLEAARSNVPVITTDVGGVDLLIPSDDYGWIVPIDDEKSLTEKLLAAIELKRNERLREIGQKLRMHSRDNFSVEHFAKNVYNVYLRLLG; translated from the coding sequence GTGAAAATCCTGCACCTGAATGCCGGCAATGAGAGCGGCGGAGGCATGTTTCATATCCTGTCCTTATTAAATGAGCTGAACCGGGAAGAATTTTTTCTCGGCGTTTTTGAAAAGGGAGAAATGTATAAGCGCGGGGTTGAGCAGAACATCCAACTGGTAAATTTTGACCAAAAGTCAAGATTCGACTTTACGGTTGTCAGAAAAATTGGTACCTTTATAGGAAAGCATGGAATCGACATGATTCACACTCACGGAGCAAGAGCGAACTGCTATGCGCCCTTCATCCGGAAAAGGACGGGCGTGAAGTGGGTGGTGACCGTACATAGTGATCCCCGAGATGACTTCATGGGCCAAGGGATCACCGGGAAAGTCTTCTCCAGGACGAACCTGAATGCCCTCAAACAGGCAGACCACTTCCTTGCCATCTCGGAGCGGTTCAAGACCATCCTGATGGACCTCGGTATCCCTGCAGAGAAGATCACTGTCATATTGAACGGGATCGATTTCGACAAACCGCTGTCGAAACCGTTTGAAAGAGAAGAATTAGGGGTAAAAGAAGGAGACTTCGTCATGCTGATGGTGGCCAGGCTCGAAGCGGTGAAGAACCATAAGCTGGCCTTCACTGCCCTTCGGAACCTGATTCAACACCACCACCAGACCGGAATCAAACTCCTCATCGCCGGTGACGGATCGGAGCGGGAAGGACTGGAATCCTTCGTCAAGGCTAATGGACTTTCATCCTGCGTAGGGTTCCTCGGTCACCGTAATGATGTAGAGCGATTGTACCCTCTATCGGACCTTGTGCTCCTTACATCCTACAGCGAAAGCTTTCCCCTTGTCCTGTTGGAAGCAGCACGATCCAACGTCCCCGTGATCACCACGGACGTCGGTGGGGTCGACCTACTGATCCCCTCAGATGACTACGGATGGATCGTCCCCATCGATGATGAGAAGAGCTTGACGGAAAAGCTCCTCGCTGCCATTGAGCTGAAGCGGAATGAGCGACTCCGTGAAATAGGACAAAAGTTAAGAATGCACAGCAGGGACAATTTTTCAGTAGAGCATTTCGCCAAGAACGTTTATAATGTATATTTGAGGCTGCTCGGATAG
- a CDS encoding YybH family protein has protein sequence MLGIGISTLLLGACSADEEKKEDKKTSEESKADENKKSEEQVQQELPTSENDKIVERAQKLEEAEGIPAEDKEELTQTFDQYIKTFNEKDYDAYMNLISKQPINFKYEDEEKYVKQIFDSVDSKRTAENVKVINYNEVKSDVYAEISATTKDPDSGKEVTRSGRQVTVFNKQDDGWKVVAIFFQASDDEE, from the coding sequence ATGTTGGGTATAGGCATCAGTACGCTGCTTCTCGGGGCATGCAGTGCAGACGAAGAGAAGAAGGAAGACAAGAAAACATCCGAAGAATCCAAGGCGGATGAAAACAAAAAGAGCGAGGAACAAGTTCAGCAAGAGCTCCCGACCTCCGAAAATGACAAAATTGTCGAACGGGCCCAGAAGCTGGAGGAAGCAGAAGGAATCCCTGCAGAAGATAAAGAAGAGTTGACCCAGACGTTTGATCAATATATCAAGACCTTCAATGAGAAGGACTATGATGCGTATATGAATCTCATCTCGAAGCAACCGATCAACTTCAAATATGAAGATGAAGAAAAGTATGTGAAGCAGATCTTTGATTCAGTCGATTCAAAACGTACGGCAGAAAACGTCAAGGTCATCAACTACAATGAAGTGAAGTCAGATGTATACGCTGAAATCAGCGCAACAACCAAGGATCCTGACAGCGGGAAAGAAGTGACGCGCTCCGGGCGTCAGGTGACGGTATTCAACAAGCAGGACGATGGATGGAAGGTTGTAGCGATCTTCTTCCAGGCAAGCGATGACGAAGAATGA
- a CDS encoding YigZ family protein → MLHKYYTVKGPGENEIVIERSRFIAHVARAETEEEAQAFIADIKKQHWSANHNCSAYMIGENNLIQKANDDGEPSGTAGVPMLEVLKKRDLKDTVVVVTRYFGGIKLGAGGLIRAYGKSTSEGLNATGVVERKLMRIMKTKIDYTWLGKVENEIRSSHYQLKEIHYLDAVEVEVYVEEAAKEGFTSWMTELTNGQGEISEGEVEYLETLI, encoded by the coding sequence TTGCTTCATAAATATTATACTGTAAAAGGACCCGGCGAGAACGAGATCGTCATCGAACGCTCCCGCTTCATCGCCCATGTAGCCCGCGCGGAAACAGAAGAAGAGGCACAAGCCTTCATCGCTGATATTAAGAAGCAGCATTGGAGCGCAAATCATAACTGCTCAGCTTACATGATCGGGGAAAACAACCTCATCCAGAAGGCCAATGATGACGGAGAACCTAGCGGAACGGCAGGCGTTCCCATGCTTGAAGTGTTGAAGAAGCGCGACTTGAAGGATACCGTCGTGGTTGTCACCCGCTACTTCGGCGGCATCAAACTCGGTGCAGGCGGCCTCATCCGCGCGTACGGTAAGAGCACGTCTGAAGGCTTGAATGCGACCGGTGTCGTCGAACGGAAGCTCATGCGCATCATGAAAACAAAAATCGACTACACATGGCTCGGCAAGGTGGAGAATGAAATCCGTTCCTCCCACTACCAGCTCAAGGAGATCCACTATCTCGATGCTGTTGAAGTAGAGGTGTATGTCGAAGAAGCTGCCAAAGAGGGCTTCACTTCCTGGATGACCGAACTCACCAATGGACAAGGTGAAATCAGTGAAGGCGAAGTGGAATATTTGGAGACGCTTATATAA
- the treR gene encoding trehalose operon repressor — translation MTKRNKYHQIYTDLSDHIQNGTYAPDTILPSENELSDMYDTSRETIRKALTMLAQNGYIQKLRGKGSLVLDVSRMNFPVSGLVSFKELQQSMGRETIKTHVHRFGLILADDQLASLLQTNAGDEVWEVARSREIGGERIILDKSYFLKSRVPLLTQEICENSIYEHLEGTLNLPIDFAKKEIVVEPCTEEDEKLLDLKGYDHVVVVRNMVHLKDAARFEYTESRHRLDMFRFVDFARRKH, via the coding sequence ATGACAAAACGGAATAAATACCATCAGATCTATACCGATTTATCGGACCATATACAGAACGGTACCTACGCACCCGACACGATCCTCCCTTCGGAGAATGAACTGTCCGACATGTACGATACCTCCCGTGAAACGATCCGCAAGGCGCTCACGATGCTTGCACAGAATGGATACATCCAGAAGCTTCGCGGAAAGGGATCCCTTGTCCTGGACGTTTCCCGAATGAACTTCCCCGTCTCGGGACTCGTGAGCTTCAAAGAACTGCAGCAGTCCATGGGCCGAGAAACAATCAAGACCCATGTTCACCGTTTCGGTCTCATCCTTGCTGATGACCAGCTTGCCTCCCTCCTCCAGACCAATGCAGGAGATGAAGTCTGGGAGGTGGCCCGCTCCCGTGAAATCGGCGGCGAACGGATCATTCTAGACAAGTCGTATTTCCTGAAGTCCCGCGTCCCTCTCCTCACCCAGGAAATCTGTGAGAACTCGATTTATGAGCATCTCGAAGGTACCCTAAATCTCCCCATCGATTTTGCCAAAAAGGAAATCGTCGTGGAGCCCTGTACAGAAGAAGACGAGAAGCTCTTGGATCTGAAAGGGTATGACCATGTGGTCGTTGTGCGGAACATGGTCCACTTGAAGGACGCCGCCCGTTTTGAGTACACAGAATCACGTCACAGGCTGGATATGTTCCGGTTTGTCGATTTTGCGAGACGGAAGCATTGA
- a CDS encoding NUDIX hydrolase: MVAGATVLCINERKELLLQYRSDADIWGLPGGVMEYGESLEETAARELHEETGLLAGELQFIRILSGPEECHTYPNGDQIFGVTVVYLARRIMGTPKVTGESRELRYFSLDDLPSPLVTKARRIINELSPGSI, encoded by the coding sequence ATGGTAGCAGGAGCCACCGTCCTGTGTATAAATGAGAGAAAAGAACTGCTCCTTCAGTACCGATCAGATGCCGATATATGGGGGCTTCCCGGCGGGGTGATGGAGTATGGTGAAAGCCTTGAAGAGACGGCTGCCCGTGAGCTCCACGAAGAAACGGGACTCCTCGCAGGGGAGCTTCAGTTCATCCGGATTCTCTCTGGACCGGAGGAATGCCACACCTACCCGAACGGTGATCAAATCTTCGGTGTGACGGTGGTGTACCTGGCTCGAAGGATCATGGGCACGCCTAAGGTCACAGGAGAATCCAGGGAGTTAAGATACTTCTCACTTGATGACCTGCCATCTCCACTGGTCACGAAAGCCAGGAGGATCATCAACGAACTCAGTCCTGGATCCATTTAA